The following coding sequences are from one Haemophilus haemolyticus window:
- a CDS encoding Dps family protein, giving the protein MSKTSIGLDKVQSAELANKLNELLATYQVFYTNVRGYHWNIKGVNFFALHAKFEEIYTDLITKVDEVAERILTLGYTPDNAYSQYLKVSRIKEDIAVSGAQECLSGTLQGLKTLLDQQREILALAGDADDEGTASQMSDYIKEQEKLVWMFQAACQTCHA; this is encoded by the coding sequence ATGTCAAAAACATCTATCGGATTAGACAAAGTTCAATCAGCAGAATTAGCCAATAAACTTAACGAATTACTTGCAACCTACCAAGTATTCTATACTAATGTACGTGGTTACCACTGGAACATTAAAGGTGTGAATTTCTTTGCATTACACGCAAAATTTGAAGAAATCTACACAGATTTAATCACCAAAGTTGATGAAGTTGCAGAACGTATTTTAACTTTAGGTTACACACCAGATAACGCATATAGCCAATACTTAAAAGTATCTCGTATTAAAGAAGATATCGCAGTAAGCGGCGCACAAGAATGTTTATCAGGCACATTACAAGGTTTAAAAACATTACTCGACCAACAACGTGAAATTCTAGCTCTTGCAGGCGATGCTGATGACGAAGGTACCGCATCACAAATGAGTGACTACATTAAAGAACAAGAAAAATTAGTATGGATGTTCCAAGCAGCTTGCCAAACTTGCCATGCTTAA
- a CDS encoding glycosyltransferase family 2 protein translates to MAIESVQNQTYPCKHYVFVDGNIFWDKAKSILEQFPDVIPIYLPMNTGKNGILNGAINATAAFLVEEDIICYLDDDNQLREDHVESLVNVIDQGADFAYSLRVFYDSNHQFICRDDCESLGNWKPKENVPVRFIMENAQQIGCFINTTTKKHIDTNCYAIPREIAQKTAHAWYTPFIGDQKFFSALNQLELKGQTSGKYTVKYTVDFDKMIGVHHWFPQLTLSDEMINLISSDILKELNQQNIEYYGGRPWAKE, encoded by the coding sequence TTGGCTATTGAAAGCGTGCAAAATCAAACTTATCCATGTAAGCATTATGTATTTGTCGATGGCAATATTTTCTGGGATAAAGCCAAATCTATATTGGAACAATTCCCTGATGTCATTCCTATTTACTTACCAATGAATACAGGAAAAAACGGAATTCTTAACGGAGCCATTAACGCAACAGCGGCTTTTCTTGTTGAAGAAGATATTATTTGTTACTTGGATGATGACAATCAGTTACGAGAAGATCATGTAGAAAGTTTAGTGAATGTGATTGATCAAGGAGCTGATTTTGCCTATTCACTGCGCGTTTTTTACGATTCCAATCATCAATTTATATGTCGCGATGATTGCGAATCTCTCGGTAACTGGAAACCTAAAGAGAATGTGCCGGTTCGCTTTATTATGGAAAATGCTCAACAGATAGGTTGCTTTATTAATACTACAACTAAGAAGCATATTGATACTAATTGTTATGCGATTCCTCGTGAAATTGCTCAGAAAACAGCACATGCTTGGTACACGCCTTTTATTGGAGATCAAAAATTTTTCTCAGCTTTAAATCAATTAGAATTAAAGGGACAAACTTCTGGAAAATATACTGTAAAATATACAGTTGATTTTGATAAAATGATTGGAGTTCATCACTGGTTCCCTCAACTAACTTTATCTGATGAAATGATCAACCTCATTTCATCAGATATATTGAAAGAGCTAAATCAACAAAATATCGAATACTACGGAGGTCGTCCCTGGGCAAAGGAATAA
- the trpE gene encoding anthranilate synthase component I → MQTQAFIAVTTQPIPYYADTTAIFNTLCQPNSNSLLLDSAEIGSKNSLQSLILVNAAVKITCLGHNVTFKALNENGKQVLKEIHPKLTALGKVSAVNFDDEFSVQFSPLDNQLDEDSKLQSSTIFDGLRVISTLYQHSQTPIFLGGLFAYDLVANFIPMDGITLQHDGITCPDYSFYLAEHLITIDHKNQQATLKSFCFAQEEQVNIAKTSLSIAQKLKNIDNVLSIKAASDEVKTNFDDPEFTGIVKALKHHINIGDVFQIVPSRRFSLACPNTLASYAQLKQNNPSPYMFYMNDEDFILFGASPESALKYEPENRQLEIYPIAGSRPRGFDAHGNIDPELDARLELELRLDHKEQAEHLMLVDLARNDIARVCQSGTRKVAELMQVDRYSHIMHLVSRVVGKLRPELDALHAYQACMNMGTLTGAPKIKAMQLIYQFEQQKRHSYGGAVGYLTSDGHFDTCIVIRSAFVQNGIAHVQAGCGEVLDSDPQMEADETRHKAAAVLKAIRQVNTQAK, encoded by the coding sequence ATGCAAACTCAAGCCTTTATTGCGGTGACAACTCAACCCATTCCCTATTATGCTGATACCACCGCTATTTTTAATACACTTTGCCAACCCAATTCAAATTCTCTCCTACTCGACTCTGCCGAAATCGGGAGTAAAAACAGTTTACAAAGCCTTATCTTAGTCAATGCGGCGGTTAAAATAACGTGCTTAGGTCATAATGTGACATTTAAAGCATTAAACGAGAATGGAAAACAAGTTTTAAAAGAAATTCATCCAAAATTGACCGCACTTGGAAAAGTAAGTGCGGTTAATTTTGATGATGAATTTTCTGTACAATTTTCGCCACTTGATAATCAACTCGATGAAGATAGTAAATTACAATCTTCCACTATTTTTGACGGACTGCGTGTTATTTCTACTCTTTATCAACATAGCCAAACGCCTATTTTCTTAGGCGGATTGTTTGCTTACGATCTCGTTGCAAATTTCATTCCAATGGATGGCATTACATTACAACATGATGGTATCACCTGCCCTGATTACAGTTTCTATCTTGCCGAACATCTCATTACCATCGACCATAAAAATCAACAAGCAACACTCAAAAGTTTCTGTTTTGCACAAGAAGAACAAGTCAATATTGCGAAAACCTCGCTTTCTATTGCGCAAAAACTAAAAAATATTGATAACGTTCTTTCTATTAAAGCAGCAAGTGATGAAGTTAAAACAAACTTTGACGATCCTGAATTTACGGGCATTGTGAAAGCCTTAAAGCACCATATTAACATTGGTGATGTTTTCCAAATTGTACCTTCTCGCCGTTTTTCCCTTGCTTGCCCGAATACATTAGCCAGTTACGCCCAACTCAAACAAAATAATCCAAGCCCTTATATGTTCTATATGAATGATGAAGACTTTATTTTGTTTGGTGCATCGCCAGAAAGTGCGCTGAAATATGAACCTGAAAATCGTCAGTTAGAAATTTACCCCATCGCAGGTTCACGCCCTCGTGGTTTTGATGCTCATGGCAATATCGATCCTGAATTAGATGCACGTTTAGAACTAGAACTTCGTCTTGATCACAAAGAACAAGCAGAACATTTAATGTTGGTTGATTTAGCGCGTAACGACATCGCTCGAGTTTGCCAAAGCGGTACCCGTAAAGTCGCTGAATTAATGCAGGTAGATCGCTATTCTCACATCATGCATTTGGTCTCTCGCGTAGTGGGTAAATTACGCCCTGAGTTAGATGCACTTCACGCCTATCAAGCCTGTATGAATATGGGAACATTAACTGGTGCGCCAAAAATCAAAGCAATGCAGCTTATTTATCAATTTGAACAACAAAAACGCCATAGTTACGGTGGTGCAGTGGGTTATCTCACTTCCGATGGACATTTTGATACCTGTATCGTGATCCGTTCTGCTTTTGTACAAAATGGCATAGCCCATGTACAGGCAGGTTGCGGAGAAGTATTGGATTCTGATCCACAAATGGAAGCCGATGAAACACGCCACAAAGCCGCGGCTGTCTTAAAAGCAATTCGTCAAGTTAATACACAAGCAAAATAA
- a CDS encoding aminodeoxychorismate/anthranilate synthase component II, with protein MANILFLDNFDSFTYNLVDQFRVLGHNVTIYRNDCDLEKLVETALNTPDTILALSPGPGTPSEAGILLPLIERLKNQVPIIGICLGHQALIQAFGGKVVHAGEVLHGKVSRITHDNEAMFKDLTNPMPVARYHSLMGQDLPKEFIVNAEYNGIIMAIRHRDLPICAFQFHPESILTVQGSQLLQQSIEWLLNR; from the coding sequence ATGGCTAATATTTTATTTTTAGATAACTTCGATTCCTTTACTTACAATCTTGTGGATCAATTCCGTGTATTGGGTCACAACGTCACAATTTACCGCAATGATTGTGATTTAGAAAAACTGGTAGAAACCGCACTCAATACACCTGATACTATTCTTGCACTTTCTCCAGGGCCAGGAACACCATCAGAAGCTGGGATTTTACTGCCATTGATTGAACGCTTAAAAAATCAAGTACCGATTATTGGAATTTGTTTAGGTCATCAAGCATTGATTCAAGCCTTTGGCGGGAAGGTTGTTCACGCTGGCGAAGTATTGCATGGTAAAGTTTCTCGTATCACCCATGATAACGAAGCAATGTTTAAAGATCTTACTAATCCAATGCCAGTGGCGCGTTATCATTCTTTAATGGGACAAGATTTACCAAAAGAATTTATCGTCAATGCGGAATATAATGGCATTATCATGGCAATTCGTCATCGCGATTTACCCATTTGCGCATTCCAATTTCACCCTGAAAGTATTTTAACTGTGCAAGGTTCGCAATTATTACAACAATCAATTGAATGGTTGTTAAATAGATAA
- a CDS encoding tautomerase family protein, translating to MITVFGLKSKLAPRREQLAEVIYNSLYLGLDIPKGKHAIRFLCLEKEDFYYPFDRSDDYTVIEINLMAGRMEGTKKRLIKMLFSELEYKLGIRAHDVEITIKEQPAHCWGFRGMTGDEARDLDYDIYV from the coding sequence ATGATCACCGTATTCGGACTTAAATCCAAACTCGCACCACGTCGTGAACAACTGGCAGAAGTCATTTATAACAGCCTCTACCTTGGCTTAGATATTCCAAAAGGCAAACATGCGATTCGCTTTTTGTGTTTAGAAAAAGAGGATTTTTACTACCCTTTTGACCGTAGCGATGATTACACGGTCATCGAAATTAACCTGATGGCTGGTCGTATGGAAGGCACCAAAAAACGCTTGATAAAAATGCTATTTAGCGAATTAGAGTACAAACTTGGCATCCGTGCTCACGATGTGGAAATTACGATTAAAGAACAACCTGCACATTGCTGGGGTTTCCGAGGTATGACAGGCGATGAGGCGCGCGATTTAGATTACGATATTTATGTTTAA
- the trpD gene encoding anthranilate phosphoribosyltransferase: protein MQHNQLLEQLYSGHSLSTSESTALFNAVIQGELSNEQIAAMLIALKVRGANTEEITGAVAASLQNAKAFPRPDYPFADIVGTGGDGQNTINISTASAIVAASMGAKVAKHGNRSVSSKSGASDVLTALGVNVNVTPEQARQALDEIGVCFLFAQQYHSGFRHVAPVRAALKTRTIFNILGPLINPARPTYHLLGVYAPELVKTYAETAVALEHQHSFVVHGSGLDEVALHGETQVAEIKSGKIEYFTLTPEDFGLKAQSLESLRGGEPQENAQYLTALLQGKGKSEHANVVAANVALLLKLFGHDDLKQNVQNVLAHLASGKAFETLQHLTKY, encoded by the coding sequence ATGCAACACAATCAATTATTAGAACAACTTTATAGCGGACATTCACTTTCAACCTCAGAAAGCACCGCACTTTTTAATGCCGTCATCCAAGGTGAACTTTCCAATGAACAAATTGCTGCAATGCTTATCGCTTTAAAAGTGCGGGGAGCAAATACAGAGGAAATTACTGGTGCGGTTGCCGCCTCATTACAAAATGCCAAAGCATTTCCACGTCCAGATTATCCTTTTGCGGATATTGTGGGAACAGGTGGTGATGGGCAAAACACCATTAATATTTCCACTGCTAGTGCGATTGTAGCAGCATCAATGGGAGCAAAAGTGGCAAAACATGGCAATCGTAGCGTGTCGAGTAAATCAGGTGCTAGCGATGTGTTAACGGCACTTGGCGTGAATGTGAATGTCACACCAGAGCAAGCTCGACAAGCATTAGATGAAATTGGCGTCTGCTTTTTATTTGCTCAACAATATCATTCTGGCTTCCGCCATGTTGCGCCAGTCCGTGCAGCTTTAAAAACGCGCACTATCTTTAATATTTTAGGTCCGCTTATCAATCCAGCTCGCCCGACTTATCATTTACTTGGCGTATATGCACCTGAATTAGTAAAAACCTATGCTGAAACTGCGGTTGCCTTAGAACATCAACATTCCTTTGTTGTGCATGGTTCTGGCTTAGATGAAGTCGCATTACACGGTGAAACACAAGTGGCAGAAATTAAAAGTGGCAAAATTGAATATTTTACTTTAACACCTGAAGATTTTGGCTTAAAAGCGCAATCCCTCGAAAGTCTTCGCGGTGGTGAACCACAAGAAAACGCCCAATATCTGACCGCACTTTTACAAGGTAAAGGCAAATCAGAACATGCTAATGTGGTAGCCGCAAATGTAGCATTATTGTTGAAATTATTTGGTCATGATGACTTAAAACAAAATGTTCAAAATGTGTTGGCTCACCTTGCATCAGGCAAAGCGTTTGAGACACTGCAACATTTAACAAAATATTAA